The sequence GTTTTCCCAGTTTTCTCTGCAATCCTCATGAACGATCCTCCTCACGCCTTACACATCCCTATATTGCTTTCTTACCTTTGTTCGATAATCTACTATTAATAAATAGTTGTTGAAAAATCGACACAACATTCATAGTAACCCAATATAAAGCCAAACCTGCTGGAACTGTAACACTAATGTACGCGAAAAACACCGGCATAATATAAAGCATTGTCTTTTGAGTTGGGTCAGTGGAAGCATTTGGACTGGTTAGCTTTGTTTGCAGAAATGTAGTTGCAGCTGCAAATATGGGTAAAATCAAGTGATATGAGAACGCAAATCCATAAATTTTTGTCAAGTCAAATCCTAAAAATAAATGCGCTGAAGCATTAGCCGGATCATAAGGAAAATGTAACAAAGCACTATATAATGCCCAAAAAATCGGTAACTGAACAACTATTGGAAGACACCCACCTAAAGGGTTTACATTATGTTCTTTATACAACTCCATAACGGCGGCATTAGCTTTTTCTTTATTATTTTTATATTTTTCTTGAATAGCTTTGATCTTTGGTTGTAAATCTACTGTTTTGCGCATTGAGGCCATCTGTTTATAAGTGAGCGGAAAGATTAA comes from Desulfosporosinus meridiei DSM 13257 and encodes:
- a CDS encoding YidC/Oxa1 family membrane protein insertase; this translates as MSTIVEAMTYLLKILYSFSTAVGLPYYGVAIILLTMLIKTLIFPLTYKQMASMRKTVDLQPKIKAIQEKYKNNKEKANAAVMELYKEHNVNPLGGCLPIVVQLPIFWALYSALLHFPYDPANASAHLFLGFDLTKIYGFAFSYHLILPIFAAATTFLQTKLTSPNASTDPTQKTMLYIMPVFFAYISVTVPAGLALYWVTMNVVSIFQQLFINSRLSNKGKKAI